A part of Curtobacterium sp. MCLR17_036 genomic DNA contains:
- a CDS encoding NAD(P)-binding domain-containing protein, whose product MTTIGIIGAGNIGSQLARLAVRNGHQVVIANSRGPETLFDLVGELGDGARAATRDEAAAAGDLVVVTVPLGAIDTIPAEPLAGKVVIDTNNYYPQRDGQVAALDEGRTTTAQMLQDRLPGARVVKAFNHIGAADLTGHATPAGTPDRRALVVAGDDTEAKQVVAGLIDTFGFDVVDAGPLADSWRIERDTPGYGPRLTAEQLRDALAAATR is encoded by the coding sequence ATGACCACCATCGGCATCATCGGCGCAGGCAACATCGGATCCCAGCTCGCACGGCTCGCCGTGCGGAACGGCCACCAGGTCGTCATCGCGAACTCCCGCGGACCGGAGACGCTCTTCGACCTCGTGGGCGAGCTCGGCGACGGCGCACGTGCCGCCACCCGCGACGAGGCGGCAGCCGCGGGCGACCTCGTCGTCGTGACGGTCCCCCTCGGCGCGATCGACACGATCCCGGCCGAGCCGCTCGCCGGCAAGGTCGTCATCGACACGAACAACTACTACCCGCAGCGCGACGGTCAGGTCGCCGCCCTCGACGAGGGCCGCACGACGACCGCGCAGATGCTGCAGGACCGGCTGCCCGGCGCACGGGTCGTCAAGGCCTTCAACCACATCGGCGCCGCCGACCTCACCGGCCACGCCACACCGGCCGGCACGCCCGACCGCCGCGCCCTCGTGGTCGCCGGCGACGACACCGAGGCGAAGCAGGTCGTCGCCGGGCTCATCGACACCTTCGGGTTCGACGTCGTCGATGCCGGTCCCCTGGCGGACAGCTGGCGCATCGAGCGGGACACCCCCGGCTACGGCCCCCGCCTGACGGCCGAGCAGCTCCGCGACGCCCTCGCAGCAGCCACGCGCTGA
- a CDS encoding GNAT family N-acetyltransferase, with product MSHEFRNETDRQRWAMYVDGALVSVLDHRENGDAIAFPHTYTVPAHRGHGYAAALVEHAVAEVETTTTKRIVPMCWFVGEWFDAHPEKAHLLVRGIAD from the coding sequence ATGTCCCACGAGTTCCGCAACGAGACCGACCGGCAGCGCTGGGCGATGTACGTCGACGGCGCACTCGTGAGCGTCCTCGACCACCGCGAGAACGGCGACGCGATCGCGTTCCCGCACACGTACACGGTGCCCGCGCACCGGGGCCACGGCTACGCGGCGGCGCTCGTCGAGCACGCCGTGGCCGAGGTCGAGACGACGACCACGAAGCGCATCGTGCCGATGTGCTGGTTCGTCGGCGAGTGGTTCGACGCCCACCCCGAGAAGGCCCACCTGCTCGTCCGCGGCATCGCGGACTGA
- the thiE gene encoding thiamine phosphate synthase, with translation MTAATGVGVYLVTDGALADRHGTGVLGVVRAAVHAGVRIVQVRDKDASARDLLALTAAVAGAVGDRATVVVDDRLDVALAARHAGHRVAGVHLGQSDVPVTAARALLGPEAHVGLTANTLAHLAAAERLPRGTVDLLGVGVVHPTATKADHPPALGHDGFARLAAATDLPCVAIGGVTLDDVLPLRVAGAAGVAVVSGICAAADPGSAAAAYVAAWGGASGLGPDHGAGAGRSAGAVSGLPSDATRHEADA, from the coding sequence GTGACCGCCGCGACGGGCGTCGGCGTCTACCTGGTGACAGACGGCGCCCTGGCCGACCGGCACGGCACCGGGGTGCTCGGGGTCGTCCGCGCCGCGGTGCACGCCGGAGTACGGATCGTGCAGGTGCGGGACAAGGACGCCTCGGCGCGGGACCTGCTCGCCCTGACCGCCGCAGTGGCCGGCGCCGTCGGGGACCGCGCGACCGTCGTCGTCGACGACCGGCTCGACGTCGCCCTCGCGGCCCGGCACGCGGGTCACCGGGTCGCCGGGGTGCACCTCGGCCAGTCGGACGTCCCCGTCACCGCCGCTCGTGCCCTGCTCGGTCCGGAGGCGCACGTCGGGTTGACCGCGAACACGCTCGCGCACCTGGCTGCTGCCGAACGACTCCCCCGCGGCACCGTGGACCTGCTCGGCGTCGGCGTCGTGCACCCCACGGCGACGAAGGCCGACCACCCGCCGGCCCTGGGCCACGACGGCTTCGCCCGGTTGGCCGCCGCCACCGACCTGCCGTGCGTGGCGATCGGCGGGGTGACGCTCGACGACGTCCTGCCGCTCCGAGTGGCCGGTGCCGCGGGCGTGGCGGTCGTCTCGGGCATCTGCGCCGCGGCCGACCCCGGGTCCGCCGCGGCGGCGTACGTGGCCGCGTGGGGCGGTGCGTCCGGTCTAGGTCCCGACCACGGGGCGGGGGCGGGCCGGTCCGCGGGGGCCGTGTCGGGCCTCCCGTCCGACGCCACGCGCCACGAGGCGGACGCATGA
- a CDS encoding MFS transporter has protein sequence MSASPTTLPPPTEPLPVVAERPPWRHTLIALSVPNFRLFTATNLVAMTAGWMQRIAQDWLVLQLTGSVAQVGITVACQFAPMLLFGLLGGVLVDRFSKRALMMITQGAFAVLSALLAVLTLTGVVEAWHIWVIAFLVGMVTVVDNPARQVFVTEIVGHQHLRNAISVNSSVFQLGGMIGPALSGALLVAVGAGWSFGVNAVACVAVVVTLGFLRVSELHRTPPAPRGKGQLVEGLRYALHKPTILVPVVLMAFFSVFALTMPVLLSAFASQVYDVGAAGYGVFNSAVAVGALAGALLSTRRAVVRLRTIVGGVFWTGVLLVVSGTIPVIAPFTVALVVVGMSQLLFMTASNSLVQLSSNVAIRGRVMSLYVLVLLGGQAIGGPVMGQVVDHFGAHVGMVVAGGVPAVAAAVVALVLARRGGLHLAVRMRHHVPVPAIVAH, from the coding sequence GTGAGCGCGTCACCGACGACCCTCCCACCGCCCACCGAACCGCTGCCCGTCGTCGCCGAGCGTCCACCGTGGCGACACACCCTCATCGCCCTGTCGGTGCCGAACTTCCGGCTGTTCACCGCGACGAACCTCGTCGCCATGACGGCCGGCTGGATGCAGCGCATCGCGCAGGACTGGCTCGTGCTCCAGCTGACCGGCTCCGTCGCGCAGGTCGGCATCACCGTCGCCTGCCAGTTCGCGCCGATGCTGCTCTTCGGGCTGCTGGGCGGCGTGCTCGTCGACCGGTTCTCGAAGCGCGCGCTCATGATGATCACGCAGGGCGCCTTCGCGGTGCTGTCCGCACTGCTCGCCGTCCTGACGCTCACGGGCGTCGTCGAGGCCTGGCACATCTGGGTCATCGCGTTCCTGGTCGGCATGGTCACCGTCGTCGACAACCCCGCACGCCAGGTCTTCGTCACCGAGATCGTCGGCCACCAGCACCTGCGGAACGCGATCAGCGTCAACTCGTCGGTGTTCCAGCTCGGCGGCATGATCGGCCCGGCACTGTCCGGTGCGCTGCTCGTCGCCGTCGGCGCCGGCTGGTCCTTCGGCGTGAACGCGGTCGCCTGCGTCGCCGTCGTCGTGACGCTCGGGTTCCTGCGCGTGTCCGAGCTGCACCGGACGCCACCGGCTCCCCGCGGCAAGGGCCAGCTCGTCGAGGGCCTGCGCTACGCCCTGCACAAGCCGACGATCCTCGTGCCCGTGGTGCTCATGGCGTTCTTCTCGGTGTTCGCCCTGACGATGCCCGTGCTGCTGTCCGCCTTCGCGTCCCAGGTCTACGACGTCGGCGCCGCCGGCTACGGCGTGTTCAACTCCGCGGTCGCGGTCGGCGCGCTGGCCGGCGCACTGCTCTCCACCCGCCGGGCGGTCGTGCGGCTGCGGACGATCGTCGGCGGGGTGTTCTGGACCGGGGTGCTGCTCGTGGTGTCGGGGACCATCCCGGTCATCGCGCCGTTCACCGTGGCGCTCGTCGTCGTCGGCATGTCCCAGCTGCTGTTCATGACCGCCTCGAACTCGCTCGTGCAGCTGTCGTCGAACGTGGCGATCCGGGGCCGGGTGATGTCGCTCTACGTCCTCGTGCTGCTCGGCGGCCAGGCGATCGGCGGGCCGGTCATGGGCCAGGTCGTCGACCACTTCGGCGCCCACGTCGGCATGGTCGTCGCCGGCGGCGTGCCGGCCGTGGCCGCCGCGGTCGTCGCCCTCGTGCTCGCCCGTCGGGGCGGCCTGCACCTGGCGGTGCGGATGCGCCACCACGTGCCGGTGCCGGCGATCGTCGCGCACTGA
- a CDS encoding LysR substrate-binding domain-containing protein — protein MLDPVLLQTFLAVAETGSFTQAGTRLGISQPTVSQHVRRLETAVARTLVARDTRGVALTDNGDAMAGFARTILAAHATADAYFSGSATRGRLRFGAADDLAITQLPRILRDFRRLHPQVNLELTVNQSAPLLRRVHAGQLDLVFIKQTAGESAEGTRVATDQMVWMAQDGITVERDEPVPLIVYQAPSISRQMAIDALEAAGRTWRITCNTRDVNGVLAAVRAGIGVAVFPHSLIPADLVKVSQRLGLPDLPAVDYVLIANPTVQRGPIEALTNAITSRGVVRAV, from the coding sequence GTGCTCGACCCGGTCCTGCTGCAGACGTTCCTGGCCGTCGCCGAGACCGGCAGCTTCACGCAGGCCGGCACCCGGCTCGGCATCAGCCAGCCGACGGTCTCGCAGCACGTCCGTCGCCTCGAGACCGCGGTGGCGCGGACCCTGGTGGCCCGGGACACCCGCGGGGTCGCCCTCACGGACAACGGCGACGCGATGGCGGGCTTCGCGCGGACCATCCTGGCTGCGCACGCCACCGCCGACGCGTACTTCTCGGGCTCGGCGACGCGGGGGCGGCTGCGGTTCGGCGCCGCCGACGACCTGGCGATCACGCAGCTGCCGCGGATCCTCCGCGACTTCCGCCGGTTGCACCCGCAGGTCAACCTCGAGCTGACCGTGAACCAGTCGGCGCCGCTCCTGCGTCGCGTGCACGCCGGGCAGCTCGACCTGGTGTTCATCAAGCAGACCGCGGGGGAGTCCGCCGAGGGCACCCGGGTCGCCACCGACCAGATGGTGTGGATGGCGCAGGACGGCATCACGGTGGAACGCGACGAGCCGGTGCCGCTCATCGTCTACCAGGCACCGAGCATCAGCCGGCAGATGGCGATCGACGCCCTCGAGGCCGCCGGCCGCACCTGGCGGATCACCTGCAACACCCGAGACGTCAACGGCGTGCTCGCCGCGGTGCGCGCGGGCATCGGGGTCGCGGTGTTCCCGCACTCGCTCATCCCGGCGGACCTGGTCAAGGTCTCGCAGCGGCTCGGCCTGCCGGACCTGCCGGCGGTCGACTACGTCCTCATCGCGAACCCGACGGTGCAGCGCGGTCCGATCGAGGCCCTGACGAACGCGATCACGTCCCGAGGGGTCGTCCGCGCCGTCTGA
- a CDS encoding NADPH:quinone reductase, protein MRSIVYTKPGDSSVLELVERDVPEPGAGEVRVRVVVSGVNPTDWKARAGGTYGDGLPFPEITPNQDGSGVVDAVGPGVEGLAVGDRVWLFMAAASRPTGTAQEYTVVPAERAVRLPERTSFDVGASLGVPAMTAHRALTVHEDGPARLGPGALEGTTVLVAGGAGAVGHAAIQLARWAGATVISTISSDEKAALATAAGAHHTVNYRDDDAADQIRSIAPDGVDVVVEVSIPQNAALVADVLANHGVVSIYANNGGDDATLPIRPNMSVNARYQFLLLYTIGDEALAAAAEDVTEALHDGVLEVGPDAGLPLTRFALERTAAAHDAVEQDTVGKVLIDVAPAS, encoded by the coding sequence ATGCGATCGATCGTCTACACGAAGCCCGGTGACAGCAGCGTCCTCGAACTCGTCGAGCGGGACGTCCCCGAACCCGGCGCCGGCGAGGTCCGCGTCCGGGTCGTCGTCTCCGGTGTGAACCCAACCGACTGGAAGGCGCGTGCCGGCGGCACCTACGGCGACGGCCTGCCCTTCCCCGAGATCACCCCGAACCAGGACGGCTCCGGTGTCGTGGACGCCGTCGGCCCCGGCGTCGAGGGACTCGCCGTCGGCGACCGCGTCTGGCTCTTCATGGCCGCTGCGTCCCGTCCGACGGGCACCGCCCAGGAGTACACGGTCGTGCCCGCCGAGCGAGCGGTACGGCTGCCCGAGCGCACCAGCTTCGACGTCGGCGCCTCGCTCGGTGTCCCGGCGATGACCGCACACCGTGCGCTGACGGTCCACGAGGACGGTCCCGCGCGGCTCGGCCCGGGAGCGCTCGAGGGCACGACGGTCCTGGTGGCCGGCGGTGCCGGTGCCGTGGGTCACGCCGCGATCCAGCTCGCGCGGTGGGCCGGGGCGACCGTCATCTCGACGATCAGCTCGGACGAGAAGGCAGCCCTCGCGACGGCGGCCGGCGCCCACCACACGGTGAACTACCGCGACGACGACGCGGCCGACCAGATCCGCTCGATCGCTCCCGACGGTGTCGACGTCGTCGTCGAGGTGTCGATCCCGCAGAACGCCGCGCTCGTCGCCGACGTCCTGGCGAACCACGGCGTCGTCTCGATCTACGCGAACAACGGCGGCGACGACGCGACCCTGCCGATCCGCCCGAACATGAGCGTCAACGCCCGGTACCAGTTCCTGCTGCTCTACACGATCGGCGACGAGGCCCTGGCCGCCGCCGCCGAGGACGTCACCGAGGCGCTCCACGACGGCGTGCTCGAGGTCGGTCCCGATGCCGGGCTCCCGCTGACCCGCTTCGCCCTGGAACGGACCGCCGCGGCCCACGACGCCGTCGAGCAGGACACCGTCGGGAAGGTCCTCATCGACGTGGCGCCTGCCTCGTAG
- a CDS encoding YfcE family phosphodiesterase: MTTSFVLLSDTHLPKRAKDLPAGLWADIDAADLVVHAGDWVGVATLDAVQGRSRRFEGVRGNNDGPEFDDRLPLVAWFPVEDLRFALVHETGASTGRERRMTEAYPDVDVLVFGHSHIPWDTVAPGGLRLLNPGSPTDRRRQPDHTWMRGTVDGTDLSVELVRLPPAAR, from the coding sequence GTGACCACGTCGTTCGTCCTGCTGTCCGACACGCACCTGCCGAAGCGGGCGAAGGACCTGCCCGCGGGGTTGTGGGCCGACATCGACGCCGCCGACCTCGTCGTGCACGCGGGGGACTGGGTCGGCGTCGCGACCCTCGACGCCGTGCAGGGGCGGTCGCGCCGCTTCGAGGGCGTCCGCGGCAACAACGACGGCCCGGAGTTCGACGACCGGCTGCCGCTCGTGGCGTGGTTCCCGGTCGAGGACCTGCGGTTCGCCCTGGTGCACGAGACGGGGGCGTCGACCGGCCGGGAACGCCGGATGACCGAGGCGTACCCGGACGTCGACGTGCTGGTCTTCGGCCACTCGCACATCCCGTGGGACACCGTGGCGCCCGGCGGTCTGCGGCTGCTCAACCCCGGCTCGCCCACCGACCGCCGTCGGCAGCCGGACCACACGTGGATGCGCGGGACGGTGGACGGCACCGACCTGTCCGTCGAGCTGGTGCGGCTGCCCCCGGCCGCCCGCTAG
- a CDS encoding NAD(P)H-binding protein, producing the protein MTSIVVFGGTGYAGSAITSEALARGIAVTAVARDTSKLEPTDGLTLAQGDAFDADFVAEVTKGADVVVVSLHAVQADGSELKDRFQHFVDAAAAAGARLGIVGGAGSLRVAEDGPRLFDTEGFPDAFKGEAKSHAQVLDALRASDTEVDWFYVSPAAAFGGYNPGERRGTYRTTDEVLLTDAEGNSDISGADFAIAFVDEIETPAHHRARFGVAY; encoded by the coding sequence ATGACCAGCATCGTCGTCTTCGGTGGCACCGGCTACGCCGGCTCCGCCATCACCTCCGAGGCCCTCGCGCGCGGCATCGCCGTCACCGCCGTCGCCCGCGACACGAGCAAGCTCGAGCCGACCGACGGCCTGACCCTCGCGCAGGGCGACGCCTTCGACGCGGACTTCGTCGCCGAGGTCACGAAGGGCGCGGACGTCGTCGTCGTCTCGCTGCACGCCGTGCAGGCCGACGGCAGCGAGCTCAAGGACAGGTTCCAGCACTTCGTCGACGCGGCTGCTGCCGCCGGCGCGCGCCTGGGCATCGTCGGTGGGGCCGGATCGCTCCGCGTCGCCGAGGACGGCCCCCGCCTGTTCGACACCGAGGGCTTCCCGGACGCGTTCAAGGGCGAGGCGAAGAGCCACGCCCAGGTCCTCGACGCCCTCCGCGCGTCGGACACCGAGGTCGACTGGTTCTACGTGAGCCCGGCCGCGGCCTTCGGCGGGTACAACCCGGGCGAGCGTCGTGGCACCTACCGCACCACCGACGAGGTCCTGCTCACCGACGCCGAGGGCAACTCGGACATCTCCGGTGCCGACTTCGCCATCGCCTTCGTCGACGAGATCGAGACGCCGGCGCACCACCGCGCCCGCTTCGGCGTCGCGTACTGA
- a CDS encoding helix-turn-helix domain-containing protein: MSALEYTPYAADCPSRQLLDRIGDRWSVLTIGSLADGPARYSAIANRVQGVSQKMLTQTLRALERDGLVTRTVYPEIPPHVEYELTERGRSLRTVLEPLEDWATSHMADVAVSRVAYDAR, from the coding sequence ATGTCAGCGCTCGAGTACACCCCCTACGCGGCGGACTGCCCCAGCCGGCAGCTGCTCGACCGCATCGGCGACCGGTGGAGCGTGCTGACGATCGGCAGCCTCGCCGACGGACCGGCACGCTACTCGGCCATCGCGAACCGGGTGCAGGGCGTCTCGCAGAAGATGCTCACGCAGACGCTGCGGGCGCTCGAGCGGGACGGCCTGGTCACCCGCACCGTGTACCCGGAGATCCCGCCGCACGTCGAGTACGAACTGACCGAGCGCGGGCGGTCGCTCCGGACGGTCCTCGAGCCCCTCGAGGACTGGGCGACCTCGCACATGGCCGACGTCGCGGTGTCCCGCGTGGCGTACGACGCGCGCTGA
- the thiD gene encoding bifunctional hydroxymethylpyrimidine kinase/phosphomethylpyrimidine kinase, whose product MSVPRVLSIAGTDPTGGAGMQADLKAIAAHDGYGMGVVTALVAQNTHGVRSVHVPDVGFLREQLDAVSDDVVVDAVKVGMLGTADVVRVVTDWLREHRPPVVVVDPVMVATSGDRLLDEDAASAVGALFALADLVTPNRAELVVLAELAGAPSSSSSSSSSSSSSSSLAAARAVAARWDVLVLAKGGHDDGPTSDDVLVAPDGSVRVFTGPRVATTNTHGTGCSLSSAIATLAARHGDWALAVGVAKEWLTAALRGADALAVGSGNGPVDHGAAARAALPAPSYTDVWWSDAAPVLQETIDCAFLVGLGDGTLEPEVFAGYLAQDVHYLRAYERHLAALAASPGPGDGAAAFWAAAAQGCADEARDLHHRRLAGSHADDPVHPTCAGYLAHLQHAADSGSPAVLAAAVLPCFRVYAWVGSQLGDAPDGHAFADWITAYGDPGFAAASAEATRLVEELARAVAPVERGRMARAFRRSVEWELAFFRMPTAAGDAPVPR is encoded by the coding sequence ATGAGCGTCCCCCGGGTGCTGAGCATCGCCGGGACCGACCCGACGGGCGGCGCCGGGATGCAGGCGGACCTCAAGGCGATCGCCGCGCACGACGGGTACGGCATGGGGGTCGTGACGGCGCTCGTCGCGCAGAACACGCACGGGGTGCGGTCGGTGCACGTGCCGGACGTCGGGTTCCTGCGGGAGCAGCTCGACGCCGTGTCGGACGACGTCGTGGTCGACGCGGTGAAGGTCGGGATGCTCGGCACCGCCGACGTCGTGCGGGTCGTGACGGACTGGCTGCGGGAGCACCGGCCGCCGGTGGTCGTCGTCGACCCCGTGATGGTGGCGACGAGCGGGGACCGGCTGCTCGACGAGGACGCCGCGTCCGCCGTGGGGGCCCTGTTCGCGCTCGCCGACCTGGTGACGCCGAACCGGGCCGAGCTCGTCGTCCTGGCGGAGCTGGCCGGTGCGCCGTCTTCTTCGTCTTCTTCGTCTTCTTCTTCGTCGTCGTCGTCGTCGCTGGCGGCGGCGCGTGCGGTGGCCGCGCGGTGGGACGTCCTCGTGCTGGCGAAGGGCGGGCACGACGACGGGCCGACCTCGGACGACGTGCTCGTGGCACCGGACGGCAGCGTGCGGGTGTTCACCGGGCCCCGGGTCGCGACGACGAACACGCACGGCACCGGGTGCTCGCTGTCCAGCGCGATCGCGACGCTCGCCGCGCGGCACGGCGACTGGGCACTCGCGGTCGGGGTGGCGAAGGAGTGGCTCACGGCGGCACTCCGCGGCGCCGACGCACTGGCGGTGGGGAGCGGCAACGGCCCGGTCGACCACGGAGCGGCGGCGCGGGCAGCCCTGCCGGCACCGTCGTACACGGACGTGTGGTGGTCGGACGCAGCACCCGTGCTGCAGGAGACGATCGACTGCGCCTTCCTGGTGGGGCTCGGGGACGGCACGCTCGAACCGGAGGTGTTCGCGGGCTACCTGGCGCAGGACGTCCACTACCTGCGGGCGTACGAGCGGCACCTGGCGGCGCTCGCCGCGTCGCCCGGTCCGGGTGACGGTGCCGCTGCGTTCTGGGCGGCGGCCGCGCAGGGGTGCGCCGACGAGGCCCGCGACCTGCACCACCGACGGCTCGCCGGCTCGCACGCCGACGACCCCGTGCACCCCACGTGCGCCGGGTACCTCGCACACCTGCAGCACGCCGCCGACTCCGGGTCCCCCGCGGTGCTCGCCGCCGCGGTGCTGCCGTGCTTCCGGGTCTACGCCTGGGTCGGGTCGCAGCTCGGGGACGCTCCGGACGGGCACGCCTTCGCCGACTGGATCACGGCCTACGGGGACCCCGGGTTCGCCGCGGCGAGCGCCGAGGCGACCCGGCTCGTCGAGGAGCTGGCGCGCGCGGTGGCCCCCGTCGAGCGGGGGCGGATGGCGCGGGCGTTCCGGCGCTCGGTGGAGTGGGAGCTCGCGTTCTTCCGGATGCCGACCGCTGCTGGCGACGCGCCCGTCCCCCGCTGA
- a CDS encoding aldo/keto reductase, protein MTGIEHRPLGPSGLVVSTVGLGCNNFGRRGTASESQEGTDAVVRAALDAGVTLFDTADVYGGAPGMSEEMLGRSIAGRRDEVVLATKFGMDMQGANGPDWGVRGSRRYVRLAVESSLRRLGTDWIDLYQMHRPDDVTPIEETLSVLDDLVREGKIRYVGHSNFAGWQIAEAELTASIAGTTPFVSAQDEYSPLARRVEAEVLPAVRAYALGFLPYFPLSNGLLTGKYTRSGGPSDGRLTTSKPRVLADAPWEVLEDYQRFCDERGVTMLQATFAWLLAQPGLSSVIAGATKPEQITQNVEAGTSWTPSEDDIADMTVLFDRA, encoded by the coding sequence ATGACCGGAATCGAACACCGCCCGCTCGGTCCCTCGGGACTCGTCGTCTCCACCGTCGGCCTCGGCTGCAACAACTTCGGCAGGCGCGGGACCGCGTCGGAGTCGCAGGAGGGGACCGACGCCGTCGTGCGGGCCGCCCTGGACGCCGGGGTGACCCTCTTCGACACCGCGGACGTCTACGGCGGTGCGCCGGGCATGTCCGAGGAGATGCTCGGCCGGTCGATCGCCGGGCGGCGCGACGAGGTCGTCCTGGCGACGAAGTTCGGCATGGACATGCAGGGCGCGAACGGTCCGGACTGGGGCGTGCGGGGGTCCCGCCGGTACGTCCGGCTCGCCGTCGAGTCCTCGTTGCGACGCCTCGGCACGGACTGGATCGACCTGTACCAGATGCACCGTCCCGACGACGTGACGCCGATCGAGGAGACCCTGTCCGTCCTCGACGACCTGGTGCGCGAGGGCAAGATCCGCTACGTCGGGCACTCGAACTTCGCCGGGTGGCAGATCGCCGAGGCCGAGCTGACCGCGTCGATCGCCGGGACGACGCCGTTCGTGTCCGCGCAGGACGAGTACAGCCCGCTGGCGCGGCGGGTCGAGGCCGAGGTGCTGCCCGCGGTCCGTGCCTACGCGCTCGGGTTCCTGCCGTACTTCCCGCTGTCCAACGGCCTGCTCACCGGCAAGTACACGCGGTCCGGTGGCCCGTCGGACGGCCGGCTGACGACCTCGAAGCCGCGGGTCCTCGCGGACGCACCGTGGGAGGTCCTCGAGGACTACCAGCGCTTCTGCGACGAGCGTGGCGTGACGATGCTGCAGGCGACCTTCGCGTGGTTGCTCGCGCAGCCGGGGCTGTCGAGCGTCATCGCCGGGGCGACGAAGCCGGAGCAGATCACGCAGAACGTCGAGGCGGGGACGTCGTGGACCCCCTCCGAGGACGACATCGCCGACATGACGGTCCTGTTCGACCGGGCCTGA
- a CDS encoding VOC family protein, with protein MPAITPFLWFDDQARQAAEYYVSLFPDSRIDSIATTPEGRTLVVEFTLLGRPYRAMDGGPGHPHSDAVSFQVDVDTQDELDRVWDALLADGGRPVACGWLVDRWGLSWQVTPSMMGDLMAGSGDPEANARVFRAMQEMVKLDIPALQAAAAGR; from the coding sequence GTGCCCGCCATCACCCCGTTCCTCTGGTTCGACGACCAGGCCCGCCAAGCCGCCGAGTACTACGTCTCGCTGTTCCCGGACAGTCGCATCGACAGCATCGCCACGACACCGGAGGGGCGGACGCTCGTCGTCGAGTTCACGCTGCTCGGCCGGCCGTACCGGGCGATGGACGGCGGACCCGGTCACCCGCACTCCGACGCGGTGTCGTTCCAGGTGGACGTCGACACGCAGGACGAGCTCGACCGGGTGTGGGACGCCCTGCTCGCCGACGGCGGCCGACCGGTCGCGTGCGGGTGGCTGGTGGACCGGTGGGGGCTGTCCTGGCAGGTGACCCCGTCGATGATGGGCGACCTGATGGCCGGCTCGGGCGACCCCGAGGCGAACGCCCGCGTCTTCCGCGCGATGCAGGAGATGGTGAAGCTGGACATCCCGGCGCTGCAGGCGGCGGCCGCGGGGCGGTGA
- a CDS encoding MarR family winged helix-turn-helix transcriptional regulator — translation MDHPSSEVRNSEIGRAYTELARITRRASIRARGSELVLSVVDQSLVDFVVQHPGCMAIDIARYLRLNRSTISRQLSGLLAAGLVRTLDGGTGNAKPLAVTDDGRAALERSVQLHRDALEERLADWSDDDIALLAGLLERLGAADEAGLPMPGRTDS, via the coding sequence ATGGACCACCCGAGCTCCGAGGTCCGCAACAGCGAGATCGGTCGCGCCTACACGGAACTCGCCCGCATCACGCGGCGCGCGAGCATCCGGGCACGCGGCTCCGAACTGGTGCTGAGCGTCGTCGACCAGTCCCTCGTCGACTTCGTCGTGCAGCACCCCGGTTGCATGGCCATCGACATCGCCCGCTACCTGCGGCTGAACCGGTCGACGATCTCGCGGCAGCTGTCCGGGCTGCTCGCGGCGGGACTCGTCCGCACGCTCGACGGCGGGACGGGCAACGCGAAGCCGCTCGCGGTGACCGACGACGGCCGCGCCGCGCTCGAACGGTCCGTGCAGCTGCACCGGGACGCGCTCGAGGAACGCCTCGCCGACTGGTCCGACGACGACATCGCGCTGCTCGCCGGCCTGCTCGAGCGGCTCGGCGCCGCCGACGAGGCCGGCCTGCCGATGCCCGGGCGCACCGACTCGTGA